From the Polaribacter gangjinensis genome, the window AGCTTTGTTAAAAAGATTTTTGGTGTTTTCATCAATAATAAAATCAGATTTTAAAACCAAATCAACTCTTGTAAAACCCAAATATTCTTCTACAAGAAACAAGAAAAAAGTATCAATTTCAGTGCTAGGAAAAATATCTTTTAAGACTTCAGAAAATACTTTTTTACATTCTTTTACTGTTATCAAAATTCGGTTTGATTGCGTTTATAATTCTTTAATCATCCAAACATCACAAGAGTAATGACAAGTGTTTCCCATAGCTTTATCTAGATTTTGGAAGCCATTTTTTTTGTACAATTTTACTGCATCTTTCATATAGGGCAATGTTTCTAAGTAACAACTTTCAAATCCAAATTCTTTGGCTTTTTCTAAACAAATAGTAATCATTTTAGAACCCAAACCTTTGCCTCTTGCTTCAGGTAAAAAATACATTTTTTGCAATTCGCATACATTTCCGTCAAAATTATCTAGTTGTGCAATTCCTGCACCACCCACAACTTTTTGATCGTGTTCCAATACAAAATAAATGGCTCTTTCTTTTTGATAGGTTTCAAAAAGTTGATCTGTTGCTTTGTCTTCATAAGCAGTTCCAACAGTTGGAGCGCCCATTTCTAAAATTACATTGCGAACAACTTTTGCAAGTGCAGCATTGTCTTTTTGCTGTATTTCTCTAATAATAAACTCGTTATTTGACATTTAATACTGTATTTTTGCGAGGGCAATTTACCCATTTTAATTCATATTTTTTTATGAAAAAAGGACTCATTTTACTAGGTTTTTTAATTGCTTTTTTTAGTTGTTCAGTAAAAAAAGCACCTGTTTTTTTAAAGGTTGATGATATTAAAATTGTAACTATTGCTTCTGATACTATTCGTTTGGGAGCAAAAGCTTATTTTAATAATCCGAATAATGTTGGTGGGAAAATTTTTACAGATGACATTAAAGTAATTATAAATGGAGAAGAAGTTGCGCAAGTTTCTTCGGATATTTTTAAAATTCCTTCCAATACCGATTTTGCAATTCCATTGAAAGTTTCCATTCCTACAAAACGTGTTTTTGATACAAATAAAAACGGAATTTTGGGAAGTTTGCTAAATTCACTGCTCAATAAGTCTGTAAAAGTACAATTAAAAGGAACGTTAAATTATTCATTTTTAGGATTTAAAAAGGAATTTATTATCGATAAAACTGAGGATATTAATATCAAATTGTAAGTGAAAAATCACGAATTTTACATGCAACGTTGTTTGCAAATCGCTCAAAATGCCATCGGAATTTCCCGACCAAATCCTGCTGTTGGTGCTGTAATTGTTCATAATGATATCATTATTGGTGAAGGTTTTACTTCAGTTTATGGCGAAAGTCATGCTGAGGTTAATGCTATAAATTCGGTAAAAAATGTTGCTGTATTAAAAGAAGCAACTATTTATGTGACTTTAGAACCTTGTTCTCATTTCGGAAAAACGCCACCTTGCGCAGATTTAATTGTAAAACATCAATTCAAAAAAGTGGTAATTGGCTGCATAGATTCTAATAGCTTGGTTTCAGGAAAAGGAATTGAACGTCTAAAAAATGCAGGAATAGAAGTTATTGTTGGTGTTTTAGAAAAGGAATGCAGAGAACATCACAAACGATTTTTTACAGTTCAAGAAAAAAAGTGTCCATACATCATTTTAAAATGGGCACAAACTCAAAATGGTTTTATTGCCCCAAAAATCAAAAATTTTCAAAAACCAGTTTGGATTTCTAACCAATATTCTAGGCAATTGGTTCATAAATTTCGAGCACAAGAACAGGCTATTTTAGTAGGTACTAAAACAGTTTTAGATGATAATCCAACATTGAATTTACGAGATTGGTTTGGAAATCATCCTGTAAGAATTGTACTTGACAAGGATTTAAAAATCCCTCAAAATCTTGCTGTGTATGACAAATCTGTCAAAACAATTTTTATAACTGATGTTAAAAATGTTTATAATTCATCAGGAAACATTTTTTTTGAAGGAATAGATTTTGATCAAAACATAGCTATTCAAATTTGTGCTATTTTACAAAAACACCACATTCAATCTGTAATTATTGAAGGAGGCACAAAAACAATTCAAACTTTTATTGATGAAAATTTATGGGATGAAGCGCGTGTTTTTGAAAGTGATTTTACTTATGAAAATGGTATAAAAGCGCCAATTTTAAATGGAAAAATGATATCAGCAATTGATGTGAAAAATGATACTTTGAAAATATATACCAATGATTAAAAATATAATTTTCGATTTTGGAGACATTTTTATCAACTTAGATAAAGAAGCAACTTACAGAAAAATGACAAAGTTAGGAGTCTCTAAAATTACTCCTCAAATGATTCAAGTGTATCAAGAATATGAAAAAGGATTGATGGAAAC encodes:
- a CDS encoding GNAT family N-acetyltransferase; translated protein: MSNNEFIIREIQQKDNAALAKVVRNVILEMGAPTVGTAYEDKATDQLFETYQKERAIYFVLEHDQKVVGGAGIAQLDNFDGNVCELQKMYFLPEARGKGLGSKMITICLEKAKEFGFESCYLETLPYMKDAVKLYKKNGFQNLDKAMGNTCHYSCDVWMIKEL
- the ribD gene encoding bifunctional diaminohydroxyphosphoribosylaminopyrimidine deaminase/5-amino-6-(5-phosphoribosylamino)uracil reductase RibD, with amino-acid sequence MKNHEFYMQRCLQIAQNAIGISRPNPAVGAVIVHNDIIIGEGFTSVYGESHAEVNAINSVKNVAVLKEATIYVTLEPCSHFGKTPPCADLIVKHQFKKVVIGCIDSNSLVSGKGIERLKNAGIEVIVGVLEKECREHHKRFFTVQEKKCPYIILKWAQTQNGFIAPKIKNFQKPVWISNQYSRQLVHKFRAQEQAILVGTKTVLDDNPTLNLRDWFGNHPVRIVLDKDLKIPQNLAVYDKSVKTIFITDVKNVYNSSGNIFFEGIDFDQNIAIQICAILQKHHIQSVIIEGGTKTIQTFIDENLWDEARVFESDFTYENGIKAPILNGKMISAIDVKNDTLKIYTND